The Lacipirellula parvula genome window below encodes:
- a CDS encoding YciI family protein: protein MRFMLVSFDDEQYWEGAGAEKHLAAMKEATALCHDLDRQGKYLFATPLQPARSATLVRVRDGKTTVTAGPYAESREVLGGFYIIEAESVGEAAEIAARHPGARHGTVEIRALLPLEGVPATKL, encoded by the coding sequence ATGCGTTTTATGCTCGTTAGTTTCGACGATGAACAGTACTGGGAAGGGGCCGGCGCCGAGAAGCATTTGGCGGCGATGAAGGAAGCGACGGCGTTGTGCCACGACCTCGACCGGCAGGGGAAATACCTGTTCGCGACGCCGCTGCAGCCGGCGCGATCGGCGACGCTCGTGCGGGTGCGCGACGGGAAGACGACCGTCACCGCCGGGCCGTACGCCGAAAGCCGCGAGGTGCTAGGCGGGTTCTACATTATCGAGGCCGAATCGGTGGGAGAAGCGGCGGAGATTGCGGCGCGGCATCCGGGCGCTCGGCATGGAACGGTGGAGATTCGCGCTTTGCTGCCGCTGGAAGGCGTGCCGGCGACGAAGTTGTAG
- a CDS encoding SRPBCC family protein, translating to MTASFDPAANESTSDREIVITRLLDAPRELAFSAWTDPEKVVKWWGPNGFTTTIERMDVRPGGVWKYVMHGPDGTNYPNKTVYEEIVPPERLVYTHSGGDPVPGERAVQFRSTVTFVQQGGQTKITMQMVFKTPDDRAYVVEKYGAIEGAVQHLARLNEFLLG from the coding sequence ATGACCGCCAGCTTTGACCCTGCCGCCAACGAGTCGACTTCCGACCGCGAGATTGTCATTACCCGGCTGCTCGACGCCCCGCGGGAGCTAGCGTTCTCGGCGTGGACCGACCCCGAGAAGGTGGTGAAGTGGTGGGGGCCGAACGGGTTTACGACGACGATCGAGCGGATGGACGTCCGCCCGGGCGGCGTTTGGAAGTACGTAATGCACGGCCCCGATGGAACCAACTATCCGAACAAGACGGTGTACGAAGAAATCGTCCCGCCGGAACGGCTGGTTTACACCCATAGCGGGGGCGATCCCGTGCCGGGCGAGCGGGCGGTGCAATTTCGCTCGACCGTGACATTTGTACAGCAAGGCGGCCAGACTAAGATAACCATGCAAATGGTGTTCAAGACGCCGGATGATCGCGCATACGTCGTGGAGAAGTATGGGGCGATTGAAGGCGCGGTGCAGCATTTGGCGCGGTTGAATGAGTTTTTGTTGGGATAG
- a CDS encoding ArsR/SmtB family transcription factor produces MTADKLSATFAALADPTRRAILGRLAKGQSSVTELASPFKMTMPAISKHLKVLEKAGLIERGRDAQWRPCRLKAKPLAEAAGWIDQYRQFWEESFDRLDAYLQEIQRKEADATPESASETAAAPPTDSPEPIDDRQL; encoded by the coding sequence ATGACGGCCGATAAGCTTTCCGCGACGTTTGCCGCGCTGGCCGACCCCACTCGCCGGGCGATTCTCGGGCGATTGGCCAAGGGGCAGTCGTCGGTGACCGAGCTAGCATCTCCCTTTAAGATGACGATGCCCGCAATTTCGAAGCATTTGAAGGTGCTCGAGAAGGCGGGGCTCATCGAACGGGGGCGCGACGCCCAATGGCGGCCCTGTCGGCTGAAGGCGAAGCCGCTGGCCGAGGCGGCGGGGTGGATCGACCAGTACCGCCAGTTTTGGGAGGAGAGCTTCGATCGACTCGACGCCTACCTCCAGGAGATTCAGCGCAAGGAAGCGGACGCGACCCCGGAGTCGGCGAGCGAAACGGCCGCCGCTCCTCCTACCGATTCCCCGGAGCCAATCGATGACCGCCAGCTTTGA
- the rpmI gene encoding 50S ribosomal protein L35 encodes MPKQKTHKGTKKRFRLTATGKAKHRSAGTSHLAARMSSKRKRQLRGTEVSATVESKMVIKALCGNSY; translated from the coding sequence ATGCCAAAGCAAAAGACCCACAAGGGTACCAAGAAGCGTTTCCGTCTCACCGCCACGGGCAAGGCGAAGCACCGTTCGGCAGGCACCAGCCATTTGGCCGCCCGCATGAGCAGCAAGCGCAAGCGCCAACTCCGTGGCACCGAAGTCTCGGCTACCGTCGAATCGAAGATGGTGATCAAGGCTCTCTGCGGAAACAGCTACTAA
- a CDS encoding SRPBCC family protein, translating to MLTKILIGVAVVLVLLFVAIATRPSRFRYVRSTRIKAPPAVLFDLVNNLRKWHGWSPWEKLDPNLQRIYDGPEAGVGATYAWKGNGNVGEGRMTIVGSQPHERVDLKLEFFKPFTATNSADFVFKKVGDETEVTWSMEGNYNFMTKAIGLVMNMEKLCGGQFEEGLANMKQLAESQAKVGVQH from the coding sequence ATGCTCACCAAAATCCTCATCGGCGTCGCCGTCGTTCTGGTTCTGCTCTTCGTCGCCATCGCGACGCGGCCTTCGCGGTTTCGGTATGTGCGCTCGACACGCATCAAGGCGCCGCCGGCGGTGTTGTTCGATTTGGTGAACAACCTGCGGAAGTGGCACGGGTGGTCGCCGTGGGAAAAGCTTGATCCGAACCTGCAGCGGATTTACGACGGCCCTGAGGCGGGCGTCGGCGCCACCTACGCCTGGAAAGGGAACGGCAACGTCGGCGAGGGGCGGATGACGATCGTCGGCAGCCAACCGCACGAGCGGGTCGATCTCAAGCTCGAATTCTTCAAGCCGTTCACGGCCACAAACAGCGCTGACTTCGTCTTCAAGAAGGTCGGCGACGAGACGGAAGTCACTTGGTCGATGGAGGGGAACTACAACTTCATGACGAAGGCGATTGGGCTGGTGATGAACATGGAAAAGCTGTGCGGCGGGCAGTTTGAGGAAGGGCTCGCGAACATGAAGCAGTTGGCGGAGTCGCAGGCGAAGGTTGGCGTTCAGCATTGA
- a CDS encoding YciI family protein, translating into MRYVCLGYMDAPAWKLLPLAERGAFRDECRGYAELLAKAGHVVACEALDCEENAATLRLHHGAAAVEPGCLVGGGRTTLRGMLVIEASDMNHAIQLMARHPVVQRGGSVEVRPAATWETTGRVDGGEKSLRKPAGAVEAGRFRSTNS; encoded by the coding sequence ATGAGATACGTTTGCCTCGGATACATGGATGCTCCGGCGTGGAAGTTACTGCCGCTTGCGGAGCGGGGGGCGTTTCGCGACGAGTGCCGGGGGTATGCCGAACTGCTCGCCAAGGCGGGGCATGTCGTGGCGTGCGAGGCGCTCGACTGCGAGGAGAACGCCGCGACGCTGCGACTACACCACGGCGCGGCAGCGGTCGAACCGGGTTGCCTGGTCGGCGGCGGCCGGACAACGTTGCGGGGGATGTTGGTGATCGAGGCGAGTGATATGAATCATGCGATACAGCTCATGGCACGCCACCCCGTCGTGCAACGGGGTGGGAGCGTTGAGGTTCGGCCTGCAGCGACGTGGGAAACTACCGGGCGAGTCGATGGCGGTGAAAAAAGTTTGAGAAAACCTGCGGGGGCTGTCGAGGCGGGGCGTTTCCGTTCGACTAACTCGTGA
- a CDS encoding YciI family protein, with product MKFIVFVKASAETEAGVMPTEAQLTEMGAYNEQLVNAGIMRAGEGLHPSSRGARIMFSGEKRTVVDGPFAETKELVAGFWIWECKSLQEAIEWAQKCPNPTGHESQLEIRQVFTMEDFGDAVTPELRAQEERLAAEIAKK from the coding sequence ATGAAATTCATCGTCTTCGTAAAGGCCTCGGCCGAAACCGAGGCTGGCGTGATGCCGACCGAAGCGCAGCTCACCGAGATGGGCGCGTACAACGAACAGCTCGTGAACGCGGGCATTATGCGGGCGGGCGAGGGGCTGCACCCGAGCTCGCGGGGCGCTCGCATCATGTTCTCCGGCGAGAAGCGGACGGTGGTCGACGGGCCGTTCGCCGAGACTAAGGAGCTGGTGGCCGGCTTTTGGATTTGGGAATGCAAGTCGCTGCAGGAAGCGATCGAGTGGGCGCAGAAGTGCCCGAATCCGACGGGGCATGAATCGCAACTGGAGATTCGGCAGGTCTTCACGATGGAAGATTTTGGCGACGCGGTGACGCCGGAGCTGCGGGCTCAAGAGGAGCGACTGGCGGCGGAGATTGCGAAGAAGTAG
- a CDS encoding ammonia-forming cytochrome c nitrite reductase subunit c552 has product MSSAAAKTPATKPKRSRGPLLLALLAAVVALATVGVAALLISIFEHKQEGRTPFVRLVDVKETSTDPVPWGINWPSQFDSYRRTVDDEETERGGSSAMPASKLDEHPWLKRLYAGYAFSIDYREARGHAYMLYDQEVTDRVTQRPQSGACLHCHASIIPTYRRLGLEAEGKEADAETLANDFNWPAVMEGFKLASAMEYSAAHNELLKTPDGTPGEKNPLFPGGNTPNTPANPPASEGKPSDGEDDVGTGEEAAGKVDEHHLGDAHPVACIDCHDPKTMELRITRPGFINGIAALAESDDPVPHMPSVERWRKGNRQRPYDPNVDASRQEKRSFVCGQCHVEYYCGPKETLFFPWQNGLKIEQIEKTYDGHKFPDGEPFYDFVHGETGAHVYKAQHPEFEMWSQGIHARSGVSCADCHMPYQREGAMKVSSHWVRSPLLNTNNACQTCHNVPEEELRDKVATIQGRTTAQIERAAVALTDMLDAIRDAEAAGATEEELGLIFELQKKAAWRLDFVSSENSKGFHADQEAMRILGESIDYSRQAEAAALRLRAPKAPESTREVVPVEGVTPARKN; this is encoded by the coding sequence ATGAGTTCAGCCGCCGCCAAAACTCCTGCCACGAAGCCCAAGCGCTCACGCGGTCCGTTGCTGCTGGCGCTGCTCGCGGCGGTCGTCGCGCTCGCCACGGTCGGCGTCGCGGCGCTGCTCATTTCGATCTTCGAGCATAAGCAGGAAGGCCGCACGCCGTTCGTGCGATTGGTCGATGTGAAAGAAACAAGCACCGATCCCGTCCCTTGGGGTATCAATTGGCCGTCGCAGTTCGACAGCTATCGCCGCACGGTCGATGACGAAGAGACGGAGCGCGGCGGCTCAAGCGCGATGCCGGCGAGCAAGCTCGACGAGCACCCTTGGCTCAAGCGACTGTACGCCGGCTACGCCTTCAGCATCGACTATCGCGAAGCGCGTGGCCACGCTTACATGCTGTACGACCAGGAGGTGACCGATCGCGTGACGCAGCGCCCACAGAGCGGGGCGTGCCTCCATTGCCATGCGTCGATCATTCCGACGTATCGCCGACTAGGGCTTGAAGCCGAAGGGAAGGAAGCGGACGCGGAGACGCTGGCGAACGATTTTAATTGGCCCGCCGTGATGGAAGGGTTCAAGCTTGCCAGTGCGATGGAGTACTCGGCGGCGCACAACGAACTTCTCAAAACGCCCGATGGTACGCCGGGGGAGAAGAATCCGCTATTTCCCGGGGGAAATACGCCAAATACGCCGGCCAACCCGCCCGCTTCGGAAGGGAAACCGTCCGATGGCGAGGACGACGTGGGCACTGGTGAAGAGGCCGCAGGCAAGGTCGACGAGCATCACCTCGGCGACGCCCATCCGGTGGCGTGCATCGACTGCCACGATCCGAAGACGATGGAGTTACGGATCACGCGGCCTGGGTTCATCAACGGCATCGCCGCGCTCGCGGAGAGCGATGATCCAGTTCCGCACATGCCGAGCGTCGAGCGGTGGCGGAAAGGGAATCGCCAGCGGCCGTATGATCCGAACGTCGATGCCTCGCGACAGGAGAAACGCAGCTTCGTCTGCGGGCAGTGCCACGTCGAGTACTACTGCGGCCCGAAGGAGACGTTGTTTTTTCCTTGGCAGAACGGGCTGAAGATCGAGCAGATCGAAAAGACGTACGACGGGCACAAGTTCCCCGACGGCGAGCCGTTCTACGACTTCGTCCATGGCGAGACTGGTGCGCACGTTTACAAAGCGCAGCATCCGGAATTCGAGATGTGGAGCCAAGGGATCCACGCGCGCAGTGGCGTAAGTTGCGCCGACTGCCATATGCCTTATCAACGCGAGGGAGCGATGAAGGTGAGCAGCCACTGGGTGCGGAGCCCGCTGCTAAACACCAACAACGCATGCCAAACGTGCCACAATGTTCCCGAAGAGGAACTGCGCGACAAGGTCGCCACGATCCAGGGACGGACGACCGCGCAGATAGAACGGGCCGCCGTCGCGCTCACCGACATGCTCGACGCGATTCGCGACGCCGAAGCGGCGGGGGCGACCGAAGAGGAACTGGGGCTAATCTTCGAGTTGCAGAAGAAAGCGGCGTGGCGGCTCGACTTTGTGAGCAGCGAAAACTCGAAGGGATTCCACGCCGACCAGGAGGCGATGCGGATTTTGGGCGAGTCGATCGACTATAGCCGCCAAGCCGAGGCAGCGGCGCTGCGTCTGAGAGCGCCGAAGGCGCCGGAGTCGACGCGCGAGGTCGTTCCGGTTGAGGGCGTAACGCCGGCACGGAAGAACTAG
- the rplT gene encoding 50S ribosomal protein L20, with translation MRTTKGSARNKAKNRLFKKTKGFTGGRGTLLRSAKETLVRAEAYAFRDRRVKKREFRKLWIIRINAAARERGLRYSEFIAGLKKAQIDLDRKTLSEIAIADPAAFDAIVAKAREALSA, from the coding sequence ATGAGAACCACCAAGGGCTCAGCCCGTAACAAGGCGAAGAATCGCCTCTTCAAGAAGACCAAGGGCTTTACCGGCGGACGCGGAACGCTCCTCCGCAGTGCCAAGGAAACGCTCGTCCGCGCCGAGGCGTACGCCTTCCGCGATCGCCGCGTGAAGAAGCGTGAGTTCCGCAAGCTGTGGATCATCCGCATCAACGCCGCCGCCCGCGAGCGTGGTCTCCGCTACAGCGAGTTCATCGCCGGCCTGAAGAAGGCCCAGATCGACCTCGATCGCAAGACCCTGTCGGAAATCGCGATTGCCGATCCCGCTGCGTTCGATGCGATCGTGGCCAAGGCCCGCGAAGCGCTGTCGGCCTAA
- the nrfH gene encoding cytochrome c nitrite reductase small subunit, with protein MNEEPAEPEPQVAPPTAGRGIKGRFFAFLAVGVGVLAGLGLFTFGYGQGASYLSNDPKGCVNCHVMQGHFDSWEQSSHRHVAVCNDCHLPHHPIGKWVTKADNGFFHSLAFTLENFHEPIQIKPRNRRVTQEACLHCHADLVHNLLPAESGGDMLNCIHCHSDVGHAFKD; from the coding sequence TTGAACGAGGAACCTGCCGAACCTGAGCCGCAAGTGGCGCCGCCCACGGCCGGCCGGGGAATAAAGGGGCGATTTTTCGCATTCCTGGCGGTCGGCGTTGGGGTGCTCGCGGGGCTGGGCCTCTTCACCTTCGGATACGGCCAGGGCGCCAGCTACCTCAGCAACGATCCCAAAGGCTGCGTTAACTGCCATGTGATGCAGGGGCATTTTGATTCCTGGGAGCAATCGAGCCACCGCCACGTCGCCGTCTGCAACGACTGCCACTTGCCCCATCACCCGATCGGCAAGTGGGTCACCAAGGCCGACAATGGGTTCTTTCATTCGCTGGCGTTCACGCTCGAAAACTTTCACGAGCCGATCCAGATCAAGCCGCGCAATCGCCGGGTGACGCAGGAGGCTTGCCTCCATTGCCACGCCGATCTCGTCCACAACCTGCTCCCCGCCGAATCGGGGGGCGACATGCTCAATTGCATTCATTGCCACAGCGACGTCGGTCACGCTTTCAAAGACTGA
- a CDS encoding RNA polymerase sigma factor: MSTVLPDAAVRDAVDAIYRAESRRVFATLIRLLGDFDLAEEALHEAFASAVKQWPTEGVPANPRAWLVSAGRFKAIDAIRRRARFDASLGDLADRNETAVGPAELAEEAGVEDDRLRLIFTCCHPALPPEAQTALTLREVCGLTTEEIASAFLVAPSTLAQRIVRAKSKIRDAKIPYQIPSREDLPDRLESVLQVVYLVFNEGYAASSGDSVTRADLSGEAIRLGRLLVELLPEAESLGLLALMVLHESRRAARADGNGELILLDAQDRGLWDRTLIAEGQSLVERALASQEVGPYTLQAAISAIHADAREAAATDWPQIVAIYDVLLRAVPTPVVELNRAVAVAMRDGPGAGLDLVDAILTRGDLADYHLAHSVRADFCRRLGRSEDARRSYEQALALTRQEPERRFLEGRLRELA, from the coding sequence ATGTCCACTGTCCTACCAGACGCCGCCGTGCGTGACGCCGTCGATGCGATTTATCGCGCCGAGTCGCGGCGCGTGTTTGCGACGCTCATTCGGTTACTCGGCGATTTCGATTTGGCTGAGGAGGCGCTGCACGAGGCGTTTGCTTCGGCGGTGAAGCAGTGGCCGACGGAGGGGGTGCCGGCGAATCCGCGGGCGTGGCTTGTCTCGGCGGGGCGGTTCAAGGCGATCGATGCGATTCGCCGGCGGGCGCGGTTCGATGCGTCGCTGGGAGACCTGGCCGATCGAAATGAAACGGCCGTCGGGCCGGCGGAGTTGGCCGAGGAGGCGGGGGTCGAGGACGATCGGCTGCGGCTGATTTTCACCTGCTGCCACCCTGCCTTGCCGCCCGAGGCGCAAACGGCACTCACGCTCCGCGAAGTGTGCGGGCTAACGACCGAAGAGATTGCGAGCGCGTTTCTCGTGGCGCCGTCGACGCTCGCCCAGCGGATCGTGCGGGCGAAATCGAAAATCCGCGATGCGAAGATTCCATACCAAATTCCTTCGCGCGAGGATCTGCCCGATCGGCTCGAATCGGTCCTGCAGGTCGTTTATTTGGTGTTCAACGAAGGGTATGCCGCGTCGTCGGGCGACTCGGTAACGCGGGCCGATCTCTCCGGCGAGGCGATTCGACTCGGCCGGCTGCTCGTGGAGTTGTTGCCCGAAGCGGAATCGCTCGGCCTGCTCGCGCTGATGGTGCTGCATGAATCGCGGCGGGCGGCCCGCGCCGATGGGAACGGCGAGCTCATTTTGCTCGACGCCCAAGATCGCGGGCTGTGGGATCGGACGCTGATCGCCGAAGGGCAGTCGCTGGTGGAGCGGGCGCTGGCGTCGCAGGAAGTCGGGCCGTACACGCTGCAGGCGGCGATTTCGGCGATTCATGCCGATGCCCGCGAGGCGGCGGCGACCGATTGGCCGCAGATTGTGGCGATTTACGACGTGCTGCTGCGGGCCGTGCCGACGCCGGTGGTGGAGCTGAACCGGGCCGTCGCCGTGGCGATGCGGGATGGGCCGGGGGCGGGGCTCGATTTGGTCGACGCGATTCTCACGCGGGGCGATTTGGCGGATTACCATTTGGCCCACAGCGTGCGGGCCGATTTCTGCCGACGACTGGGGCGGAGCGAGGACGCTCGCCGGTCGTACGAGCAGGCGCTGGCGCTGACTCGGCAGGAGCCGGAGCGGCGGTTTTTGGAGGGGCGGCTGCGGGAGTTGGCTTGA
- a CDS encoding VOC family protein, whose amino-acid sequence MTAAVKPVVSNMFINLPVQDLPRSVAFFESLGFSINKQFSNEQGACVVLGEHSYAMLLTIPFFETFTTKKTADAKQAVGALIALSVDSREVVDALVNAAGAAGGTPQESSTDHGFMYEWGFEDLDGHMWGPFWMDPNYVQPQEG is encoded by the coding sequence ATGACCGCCGCTGTGAAACCAGTCGTTTCGAACATGTTCATCAACCTGCCGGTGCAGGACCTTCCGCGCTCGGTCGCCTTCTTTGAGAGCCTGGGCTTCTCGATCAACAAGCAGTTCAGCAACGAACAAGGAGCGTGCGTCGTGCTGGGGGAACACAGCTACGCGATGCTGCTCACGATCCCGTTCTTCGAGACCTTCACGACGAAGAAAACGGCCGACGCGAAACAGGCGGTTGGCGCGCTGATTGCGTTGTCGGTCGATAGCCGCGAGGTGGTCGACGCGCTGGTGAACGCCGCCGGGGCCGCCGGGGGGACGCCGCAGGAATCGTCGACCGATCACGGGTTCATGTACGAGTGGGGGTTTGAGGACCTCGACGGGCACATGTGGGGGCCCTTCTGGATGGATCCGAATTATGTGCAGCCGCAGGAAGGTTAG
- a CDS encoding SRPBCC family protein — protein MTANQANATEGTAGRATIDIVNVRLFDATPTQLFEAFSDPEQLAKWWGPAGFTNTIEEFDFRPGGAWRITMHAPNGGDFANESQIVEFVKPTRIVFDHLRPMHWYRMTMTYQAVGEQTELTWLMKLEASPESEKLREFIEQANEQNFDRLAAHVAGVIAQQ, from the coding sequence ATGACTGCAAACCAAGCCAACGCGACCGAGGGGACCGCCGGACGGGCGACGATCGACATCGTCAACGTACGGTTGTTCGATGCGACGCCGACGCAGCTGTTCGAGGCGTTCAGCGATCCCGAGCAACTCGCCAAGTGGTGGGGGCCGGCGGGGTTCACGAACACGATCGAAGAGTTCGACTTCCGTCCTGGCGGAGCGTGGCGGATCACGATGCACGCCCCCAACGGCGGCGACTTTGCGAACGAATCGCAGATCGTCGAGTTCGTGAAGCCGACGCGAATTGTGTTCGATCACCTGCGGCCAATGCACTGGTACCGGATGACGATGACGTACCAGGCGGTGGGCGAGCAAACGGAACTGACGTGGCTGATGAAGCTTGAGGCGTCGCCGGAGAGTGAAAAGCTGCGCGAGTTCATCGAGCAAGCGAATGAGCAGAATTTTGATCGTCTGGCGGCGCATGTGGCGGGCGTGATCGCCCAACAATAA
- a CDS encoding YciI family protein, whose amino-acid sequence MKYMLLIYGAEEAWTETERKECFGESAALCRALAEDGKFLAASPLHSVTTATSVRVRDGKRLVTDGPFAETREQLGGYFLVDASDLDEAIAIAGRIPGARKGTVEVRPIVEIDGLPK is encoded by the coding sequence ATGAAATACATGCTTTTGATTTACGGCGCCGAAGAGGCCTGGACGGAAACGGAGCGGAAAGAATGCTTTGGCGAGTCGGCCGCTTTGTGCCGAGCGCTGGCCGAGGATGGCAAGTTCCTGGCTGCGTCGCCGCTCCACTCGGTGACCACGGCGACGAGCGTGCGGGTGCGTGATGGGAAGCGACTCGTTACGGACGGGCCGTTTGCCGAGACGCGCGAGCAGCTCGGCGGTTACTTTCTCGTCGACGCGTCGGATCTCGATGAAGCGATTGCGATCGCGGGGCGAATTCCGGGCGCCCGAAAGGGGACTGTGGAAGTGCGGCCGATCGTGGAGATCGACGGGCTGCCGAAGTAG